The region GGCAGCCATCAGTCTAGGAGGTTTCATCTTTCTTGGTGCTTATGAGCAAACCCGCAGCTTGCTCTTGGAACTTGGCAGAGAGCGCCCCTGAATCGGGGACGGTGCCCCAGGCATGGCTCTCAAGAAAGGGGGCGCCGGGGGAGGAGCCGCGTGCTCCCCCGCACTGGGCTCGTGTGTGAAGACGGGGACCGTGAGAACAGTGTCTTCCCTGCTGTCGGATGGCTGGCACGCTCATGTGGAACCCTGGCCACAGTGGTACTCTCAACCCTTTCTCAGGGCCCTGAATAAAGCCATGAGGTGATGCTGAGTCCAGGCTGCTCAGAGCCTTCATTTGATCTGCCGCTGATCTCGCATTTCCACAGACGCTTCTGATTCCAATGGGGAGGCTGGAcggggagcaggaaggaaggagactcCGAGGGAAGGTGGGGCCCGTAGCTGGGTGTCTCCCCGTGGTGGCGCTTAGGGCCGTCTTCTGGGCAGCCAGGCTGCTACTCTTAATTTCCCTCAGATTGCCCCTAAAAACACGATTGTAGCCTTTTAGAAGCATCCAGCAGCTCACGTGGTGTGTGCGAGAAAGCAAGCAGctgcagcccagggcctgggtgggcctggctggctccggGACAGGAGGGCACGGCGGGCCCACGGGGGGCCTGGGCCAGCTGGGAGACCGAGCACGGCGTCTTCGTGCCTAGTCGGGAAGGTATGCTGTGCAGTCCTGGAAATGAGCCGGGATAAAATGGGGAGGTCACCATTTCAGAGCTTGACTAATAAGCTCCAGGTGTGTGTTAGAAGAATTCAGAGAGAAATCTCAGGAATCTAGGGGTGGTGTATCTTCCCTGGAGCAAAGAAGTGTATGATTTTGGGAAAACAGATCATTAAAGGCAGAATAACTGCATTTGTAAGGGAGTTtctggaagggaagggggtgaAACAGTGGGTAGAAGAATGGCCCCAGCCACACCATCAACATTTATAAATGAACCTTTATTAAAGACACTTCAATGCTGTTAGACACTTCagtattttacatgtttttcaaCGTACATTGTACcaaaatttctataaataaataactttgtaCATAAAAGTAATACTTCCTCTTTCACATTGCCTCTCAGAAGCAGCAAATTCACATATTTTGTGGAAGTAACATTAATCAGTTGACTGTTGAGAACACAATTCTAAATGTGCTTACCTTTTAGAACAATGACGACACCGGACAGTAAAATTTTAACAACCGTTTTGTCAGTCTCTACCTTCAGCTTTTTGGCTAAAGGAACTtactttctgagatttttttaaggACCTTGTTTGTTTCAATGTAATTTTTCCTGAAATACACATTGGCACTCACAAGATGGTTAGCTACAGGTCTCGAAAGTGCAAATATACCCAGGTCGGGGGCTTCGACTCGTTACGGTCCCATCCCGGGTCTGTCTGTGTGAGGGAAGGACATGGACAGACGTGCTCCGGATCCTCAGTAGAGAGAAGCTAGCCCTGAAAAGTAAGGACTCGACCCTTTTTCTCCCCCATGATCAATGTCACGTGAATTATATTGGCAGAACTAAAACATCACTATTGAAAAATCCACAGGTACCAACACCAGCAGCCTCTACCTTAGTAAAATAAGCCTCAAAGGACAATCGGGTGATACTTGTGACCACCACGTTTGCTTTtctcagagaaaaaagaaaggcagtgCTTCATCGTTTGGAACAAAGGCTTGCGGTGGATCGACAACCCCCCTTCTGCTTGGTGAGGAACTTACACTTACAAGAGCAAGTCCCATAGGGCAGAGGTACGGGGTGACGCGGACATCTCAGGACGCTGCGGGGAGGCAAGCTGCGGGAGCGTTACTGACGGGAAGTGGATTCCAATGCACATGAAGGCCCAGGCTGGGCCACATCCTGGGGTGTTGTCCTGGGAAGTGCAAGGCAAACCCCAGGCCTGCCCCGCCCCCGACCTCCAGAAACTCCTGGGAGCAAATGTGGTTTTTAGCCTCTACAAATTCCATCCATGCATTAAGGCACCAGAACTCTTCCCCACCCCGCTTCCAAAATTAAACAGCAAcctgatatgaaaaataatattgtcaaaactgtactttttttttctgttaaccaTGCACTAAAGATTAAAATAGCCTCTGcaaaagatatataatatataggaaatctctgaAAACTCTTATGTACAAGGGTATCAAATACTTTTCTGCTTTTGTACACAATAGCCTCTTGCGGTTCTGCGCTTCAGCTGCAAGTCCTTTAAACCACGGACACTCCACATGGAAGTTTAAAAACTCTGTACACATCAGTGACGCTTGAACTCAAGCTTCCTTACAGCCTCTCCTACCTCTCTTTCCTGTAGAGACGGGCACAAGAGCTGAGGTAGACAAAGCCTAGATTTTCGGTGCGAAGAGCAGGGGCACGCCCCGCTTCCCGGGGGGCTGTCCAGTCGGCACTGGGGCCTCAGGGCTGGAGTCACATGCCTGGGGGAGGTGTCCGTTGGAAAGAAGCAAGTGCTGGCCTTCACTGGAGCCCTCAGGAAAGCCCATGGCGGCTTCGGTGAGCTCAGGACTGCCTGGAGTTAATGTCGAGGGAGGCTGGAGGTCTATGGAGTCTGGCTCACACAACCTTGCTAAAGTCCATGAAGAGGCCTCTGTGAGAAGGGAGAGAGCGCGTCAGAGCCTGCAGGCTGGCTGCTtacctgccccccgcccccaaacgGGTGCTGCCCTGGGAGACCGTGAACGTCTGCCTACCTTTCCCATCTGCAGGTGCCAGTGGCTTTTTCTTCAAGGATGTCAGCATTCTGTCGTGGTTACTGGGGTAGAGGGACCCCCTGCAGTCGGTGCAGGACCCGTCAGCAGTCCCACTGGTCAGATGAGGCAGAGAATGTTCTCGGTCCATCTGACTGGGCTCCTGGCTGCTTAGTGTCCCTGGCTGTGTATGGTCTCTGGTCATAGGCGGCGGATAGAGAGCTTGTTCCTTGCAGTAACCGTCTGTGTCCGTGCTGCAGTCACCACATGCCACTGAGCCACCGTACTCTGCGGGACCAAGCCGAGACAGATTAGAGCCACGGCCTCCGAGGTCTGCATCCCCACCCAGAACAGGGAGCTGCAGTCCCCAGCAGGGAGGCCTGAGCCCTGCTTAGACCAACTCTTTCAAACCTCCCCTCTCCCCCGGGTGTGGTCACAGGAGGAGGATTGGGCAAATACCAAGCCATTAAGGAAGGATGGGCCCTCCATGTTTCAACAGTTCAGATGAATTGCTTCATGAGAGAAGATGATCCTACTGTTTTgatcacaggaaaaaataaaatcccactgCATGACATACCATGTTGTCAGGAGTCTTCGGAATAATTAGAAATATAGCCTCAAAAATAGGCCTGGTGAAAATGTACTTTAAGTAAAGGGCAAGGCCCAACCTGAATCGCTTGTAAACCTGGAAAGTTCAAGCCCAGGCTCACCACACCACAGATTTATGTAAGAGACCTACTACTTCAGAATTACGAGAGCCAGGCCACAGCATCCTGTTTCTACACCGAATACCAAATTCTGAGATCCCTGTAGACCCATAATGCATCTCTCACTTTTATTTAATGAACGGGTCTATCTGAATTTTGATTTCAAGAATGGAAGACTTTTCCCGACAAGAGCATCTCTTACCCATCTTCTGTGGCCCAGGCCTCCGCCGGGCTTTCTCCATCACGTTCCAGGGCTCCCTGTTACAGCCCACGCAGAGCTTGGGCTGCCTGCACGCAGAGCCATGAGCATCCACTTCTGAGAACAGGCTGGTGTCCGCTGGACAAACACCTGCAGTAAAATGATGGGCTTAGCTTGTTAGGGTGAGCTTGATGAGAACAGGTAGCACTTAATAGAACAGTCCCTTTTACACTATTCTTTACAATGGTAGGTGCCTGCTGACCAGCAAGAAGCATTTTAACACAAGCTGCCCCACAGGCAGGCCTTTCAGTGTCCGGGGCCAAGCCGGTGAGCAGTCCATGTGAGGATGGACTTGCCCCCTGTAAGCACTCAGTCTCCCCTGTAGAGGTAACTCACCCTGGGAGAGCTTTCTAGTAGCAGAGATTGGACCACAGAACAGGTCTGGGCCCATCCCCTACTCAACAAATGGATTGGTTTCAGGGCCTGTAATGGCCTTTACAGCTTCTTCAGTCCTACCTTATCCTGACCAGGAGATGCTGAGCCCAATATAGCAACTTCCCAGGGGTTGGACTTTTAAAACCTTGCAGAACATGCGTAGGATAGggccaaaaaaaaccccaacagaaGGCCTGAGTCTGCCAGCCTTTGAGGTCAGATGTGCTCAGCATTAAGGCCATGCACCTGCcctagggaggggcagaggctcgTGAGGACAGGGTCACAGCAGACTTTGAAGCCTTACCGTTGCTCTCGATGTGCCCATTGGCTTGAGGGCCACCCTCTGTCCTGATCACAGTTTCCTGCCGGTCAGAAAGAGTCCCCTGAGACGAGAGGTAGCTTGGAACATCCGGTGGCACAATGGTTTCATCTGCAAGGAGATAGGACAGTCAAGATACCAGGTGTCCCCCATCCTTCGTGATTAGCTGTGAAAACATGGGCTCCCTATCTGGCGCAGACATGAGGCTCTCCTGACAGCAGCTGCCCAGGCTGTGCAGAGATGGTCTGGAGGGCCCGGCTTAGCCCCACTTTCCACTTGGGTGTAAAAAATACAGCAGCTGGAGCTCTGAGCCCACGAGAGAGCGAGCCGGGATGGTGAGGGAGCCAGAACCAGCAGAAGCACGATACGGGTGGTCACTGCAGCGAGCCACCACGTAGCCACTGCACTCAGGCCCAGGGCACCCCGCCGGCACATCCCCgcaccctgcctcctccccacacaGCGCCGTGCTTCCCTCCTGCCCCGGGGGGCTGAGCTCAGCCAGCAGAGGCTGACCTGTGTTGGTGACACTGTACTCCTCGCTCTTCTTCCGGGTCTGGTAGATGATGCACACCCAGACCAGGGACGTCAGGACAATGCTGCACACCACGGCGATGGTGAAGATGCCCACAGTGCTGCCGTCCTTCCTGCAGCCGGGGGCGGGCCGGATGCTCAACTGGCTGTGGGCGCGCTCCGTGCCCAGGGTGTTGGAGATCTCGCACGTGTACTGGCCCGCGTCCTCCACCACCACGTTCTGGACGATGAGCAACTGGTTGCCAGGTGTGAAGTGGTGCCGCTCAGTGAGGCTCAGAGGGCGGCCCCCCTTTAACCAGGTGATGCGGGGCGTCGGGTTCCCGGTTGCTTTGCACTGGAGTGCCACTGTTTCTCCCATGGACACCACACGGTCCTCTAAGGGTGCCACCAAGGATGGGGTTTCTGCAAGAAGTCAGAGGAGACCGGACGGTTATTCTGGGGGCCTGCCCTGCCTTCCAGACAGATCCTGTAGCAGAGTGGTGAGCTTTCCAGACCTCACACGATGACTAAATCACAACCATTCTGGGGGGTGGCTGCGACCAGAAGGTAAAACTACTGGGCCACAGAGaagcccctctcccccccacctgtCCTGTGCCGGGCTTGTGTGTCTATTCTTCAGCAAAACACACCCCTCCAGCCCGAGGGCAGTCTGAGAATGTTCCATACCAAAGCCCTATGAGAAACACCCCcttaattcacttaaaaaaaaaaaaaaccacttgtcGAACTGCTTTCTAACATTTTCTGGAAAGTTTTAAACAGAGAAGCAGCCTGGCACACTCAGTCATGGCCTGCCGCCCGGAGGGGTGGCACCCCTGCCCCCTTGGCCCACGCGCGGACTCTACTCAGTGTGCGAGTGCTCGGACCAAAGACTGTCAGGGTGGCATTCGCGGAAACGGTGCCGGCCGAGTTCTGGGCCGTGCAGCTGTACACCCCCATGTCCTCGATCTTCACGTTCGTGATGAAAAACACGTCGTCGTCAGGCATGACGTGCATGCGTCGCTCACGAGCGGCGGGGAAGTCCGTGCCTCCGTCCTTCTGCCAAGCGATCTGGGGGTTAGGATGGCCGGTGGCAGCACACTCGAGGCGGGCCGTGGTGCCGGTCCGGATGGCAATGTCATGGGGCATTTTGGTGAAGGACGGCAACACTGCAAAATACAAACGGCGTCAGGCGCGCAGGGAGGAAGAGCTGGATGCAAGGGCCGGGACCGTCCTCTGGCAAAGAGCCCCCCGCTCGGCGGGtggctgtcccctccccaccctctgcacCAGCGTCTGAGAGAGCAGTCAGCTCCCCCAAACTGCCAGCATCCTGCTCCCATGGCTCGCTTTT is a window of Zalophus californianus isolate mZalCal1 chromosome 1, mZalCal1.pri.v2, whole genome shotgun sequence DNA encoding:
- the LRIG1 gene encoding leucine-rich repeats and immunoglobulin-like domains protein 1 isoform X4, translating into MHWQHNKIRSVEGSQLQPYLSLEVLDLSSNNITEIRNTCFPHGLHLKELNLASNRIGTLESGVFDGLSRSLVMLRLSKNRITQLPMKAFKLPRLTQLDLTRNRIRVIEGLTFQGLDSLEVLKLQRNNISKLTDGAFWGLSRIHVLHLEYNGLVEVNRGWLYGLSALHQLHLSSNSIARINREGWSFCPKLHELVLSFNNLTRLDEESLADLSSLSILRLSHNSISHIAEGAFKGLRNLRVLDLDHNEISGTIEDTSGAFTGLDSLSKLTLFGNKIKSVAKRAFSGLEGLEHLNLGENAIRSVQSDAFVKMKNLKELHISSDSFLCDCQLKWLPAWLVGRTLQALVTATCAHPEALKGRSIFSVPPESFVCDDLPKPQIITQPEPTVAIVGKDIRFTCSAASSSSSPMTFAWKKDNEALANADMENFAHVRAQDGKVMEYTTILHLRHVTFGHEGRYQCVITNHFGSTYSHKARLVVNVLPSFTKMPHDIAIRTGTTARLECAATGHPNPQIAWQKDGGTDFPAARERRMHVMPDDDVFFITNVKIEDMGVYSCTAQNSAGTVSANATLTVFETPSLVAPLEDRVVSMGETVALQCKATGNPTPRITWLKGGRPLSLTERHHFTPGNQLLIVQNVVVEDAGQYTCEISNTLGTERAHSQLSIRPAPGCRKDGSTVGIFTIAVVCSIVLTSLVWVCIIYQTRKKSEEYSVTNTDETIVPPDVPSYLSSQGTLSDRQETVIRTEGGPQANGHIESNGVCPADTSLFSEVDAHGSACRQPKLCVGCNREPWNVMEKARRRPGPQKMEYGGSVACGDCSTDTDGYCKEQALYPPPMTRDHTQPGTLSSQEPSQMDREHSLPHLTSGTADGSCTDCRGSLYPSNHDRMLTSLKKKPLAPADGKEASSWTLARLCEPDSIDLQPPSTLTPGSPELTEAAMGFPEGSSEGQHLLLSNGHLPQACDSSPEAPVPTGQPPGKRGVPLLFAPKI
- the LRIG1 gene encoding leucine-rich repeats and immunoglobulin-like domains protein 1 isoform X5 — protein: MRQHNKIRSVEGSQLQPYLSLEVLDLSSNNITEIRNTCFPHGLHLKELNLASNRIGTLESGVFDGLSRSLVMLRLSKNRITQLPMKAFKLPRLTQLDLTRNRIRVIEGLTFQGLDSLEVLKLQRNNISKLTDGAFWGLSRIHVLHLEYNGLVEVNRGWLYGLSALHQLHLSSNSIARINREGWSFCPKLHELVLSFNNLTRLDEESLADLSSLSILRLSHNSISHIAEGAFKGLRNLRVLDLDHNEISGTIEDTSGAFTGLDSLSKLTLFGNKIKSVAKRAFSGLEGLEHLNLGENAIRSVQSDAFVKMKNLKELHISSDSFLCDCQLKWLPAWLVGRTLQALVTATCAHPEALKGRSIFSVPPESFVCDDLPKPQIITQPEPTVAIVGKDIRFTCSAASSSSSPMTFAWKKDNEALANADMENFAHVRAQDGKVMEYTTILHLRHVTFGHEGRYQCVITNHFGSTYSHKARLVVNVLPSFTKMPHDIAIRTGTTARLECAATGHPNPQIAWQKDGGTDFPAARERRMHVMPDDDVFFITNVKIEDMGVYSCTAQNSAGTVSANATLTVFETPSLVAPLEDRVVSMGETVALQCKATGNPTPRITWLKGGRPLSLTERHHFTPGNQLLIVQNVVVEDAGQYTCEISNTLGTERAHSQLSIRPAPGCRKDGSTVGIFTIAVVCSIVLTSLVWVCIIYQTRKKSEEYSVTNTDETIVPPDVPSYLSSQGTLSDRQETVIRTEGGPQANGHIESNGVCPADTSLFSEVDAHGSACRQPKLCVGCNREPWNVMEKARRRPGPQKMEYGGSVACGDCSTDTDGYCKEQALYPPPMTRDHTQPGTLSSQEPSQMDREHSLPHLTSGTADGSCTDCRGSLYPSNHDRMLTSLKKKPLAPADGKEASSWTLARLCEPDSIDLQPPSTLTPGSPELTEAAMGFPEGSSEGQHLLLSNGHLPQACDSSPEAPVPTGQPPGKRGVPLLFAPKI
- the LRIG1 gene encoding leucine-rich repeats and immunoglobulin-like domains protein 1 isoform X6; the protein is MPALEEGACSSVLSAPSLCPGACPTHVGSSPWSWGSSMFEACVHFLGRLRTPGRATRDLDHNEISGTIEDTSGAFTGLDSLSKLTLFGNKIKSVAKRAFSGLEGLEHLNLGENAIRSVQSDAFVKMKNLKELHISSDSFLCDCQLKWLPAWLVGRTLQALVTATCAHPEALKGRSIFSVPPESFVCDDLPKPQIITQPEPTVAIVGKDIRFTCSAASSSSSPMTFAWKKDNEALANADMENFAHVRAQDGKVMEYTTILHLRHVTFGHEGRYQCVITNHFGSTYSHKARLVVNVLPSFTKMPHDIAIRTGTTARLECAATGHPNPQIAWQKDGGTDFPAARERRMHVMPDDDVFFITNVKIEDMGVYSCTAQNSAGTVSANATLTVFETPSLVAPLEDRVVSMGETVALQCKATGNPTPRITWLKGGRPLSLTERHHFTPGNQLLIVQNVVVEDAGQYTCEISNTLGTERAHSQLSIRPAPGCRKDGSTVGIFTIAVVCSIVLTSLVWVCIIYQTRKKSEEYSVTNTDETIVPPDVPSYLSSQGTLSDRQETVIRTEGGPQANGHIESNGVCPADTSLFSEVDAHGSACRQPKLCVGCNREPWNVMEKARRRPGPQKMEYGGSVACGDCSTDTDGYCKEQALYPPPMTRDHTQPGTLSSQEPSQMDREHSLPHLTSGTADGSCTDCRGSLYPSNHDRMLTSLKKKPLAPADGKEASSWTLARLCEPDSIDLQPPSTLTPGSPELTEAAMGFPEGSSEGQHLLLSNGHLPQACDSSPEAPVPTGQPPGKRGVPLLFAPKI
- the LRIG1 gene encoding leucine-rich repeats and immunoglobulin-like domains protein 1 isoform X7 encodes the protein MKNLKELHISSDSFLCDCQLKWLPAWLVGRTLQALVTATCAHPEALKGRSIFSVPPESFVCDDLPKPQIITQPEPTVAIVGKDIRFTCSAASSSSSPMTFAWKKDNEALANADMENFAHVRAQDGKVMEYTTILHLRHVTFGHEGRYQCVITNHFGSTYSHKARLVVNVLPSFTKMPHDIAIRTGTTARLECAATGHPNPQIAWQKDGGTDFPAARERRMHVMPDDDVFFITNVKIEDMGVYSCTAQNSAGTVSANATLTVFETPSLVAPLEDRVVSMGETVALQCKATGNPTPRITWLKGGRPLSLTERHHFTPGNQLLIVQNVVVEDAGQYTCEISNTLGTERAHSQLSIRPAPGCRKDGSTVGIFTIAVVCSIVLTSLVWVCIIYQTRKKSEEYSVTNTDETIVPPDVPSYLSSQGTLSDRQETVIRTEGGPQANGHIESNGVCPADTSLFSEVDAHGSACRQPKLCVGCNREPWNVMEKARRRPGPQKMEYGGSVACGDCSTDTDGYCKEQALYPPPMTRDHTQPGTLSSQEPSQMDREHSLPHLTSGTADGSCTDCRGSLYPSNHDRMLTSLKKKPLAPADGKEASSWTLARLCEPDSIDLQPPSTLTPGSPELTEAAMGFPEGSSEGQHLLLSNGHLPQACDSSPEAPVPTGQPPGKRGVPLLFAPKI